The genomic window ggctctacctggaaccaaaaatagttatcctatggggacagccgaagaacccctttggaacccttttttcaaacagtgtataaatacagtaaattcTGTTCATGTACCTTTGTTGGAAAGAATGGTATTGACAGTATTTATTATTTCTCTATGCCAGTGCATTGAACAGTCAAACAGATGGTGCTCACCACACCTTACCAATTGAATTCTGAAGGCATTGCCTTACTGCATTTCAATACAACAATCAAATGGCAATGTGCTGATATACTAATGAATGTGAACATTGCTTTTCATTACTTCTTCATTTACAGGACAGTATTTACATTCAATTGGTATAATAATGCTTCAAAGACCTTGAAAATGTGTATTGCATACAGTATTGTCCTCTTTATTAAGGGTTTATTATGATCAGTCTCCCTACTCTGTTCACACAGGTGGCGTTTCACATCCAGCCGTACAAGGGACGGACTGACCTCAGCATGCATGATAACATCAAATACATCATTGACAAGTAGGTTGACCTTCCACTGTCCTATACATCAACATGTCCTcttatctctctttctttcttctctctctcaaacTACATCATTGACAATTCACATATCTCTCCAATCCTCTTCTCTCTAgatcatttattttttacattttttgtcattttgcagatgctcttatccagagcgacttacagtagtgagtgcatacatatgtatacttttctttcatactggtcccccgtgggaattgggTTGTGAGTACCCACAACcctgcaagtgccatgctctaccaactgagcaacacatTGACAAGTAGGTTGGACTTCCGACTGTTCTGTACATCCACTTCCTCTAGCCAGCCACTCCACTTCTCCTCTaatctcttctcctttcctctctccactcccctccctctatctccactctcactccccacttctctcttcctttctctctctctgcctcactctcGCTCTCAAACTCGCACTCGCACTCATACAGATTTAGATTTTCTTATCACTTACTTTAAGCCAAAGGTCAGAGCTCTGCTTTCCATGTCAATGTCCAGTGACTGGAGGTCTAGGGATCTGGAGAAATCGGAGCCTTCTTCAGGTctgaaggaggtagagagaatgAAACCGCAAGTAGTGGTGAAAGTGATTGTatcactttcactttcacttttaGAGTATTACTCTGAGGGCTTGAGACAATTGATAGTGCCACTAAAAGATTAGTACCTGTGGGAAAATTTATAAAAAGAGTTGGAAGAGACCAGTAGTAGCCTGcatgtcccagatctgtttgtgcagtcttgtcaactcctatggtcattatctgtttgtgcagtcttgtcaactcctatggtcattgtcatgccaaacatatTTAGAACAACgactatacatacagtggggaaaaaatgtatttagtcagccaccaattgtgcaagttctcccacttaaaaagatgagagaggcctgtaattttcatcataggtacacgtcaactatgaccgacaaaatgagaaaaataattccagaaaatcacattgtaggatttttaatgaatttatttgcaaattatggtggaaaattagtatttggtcaataacaaaagtttctcaatactttgttatacaccctttgttggcaatgacacaggacaaacgttttctgtaagtcttcacaaggttttcacacactgttgctggtattttggcccattcctccatgcagatctcctctagagcagtgatgttttggggctgtcgctgggcaacacggactttcaactccctccaaagattttctatggggttgagatctggagactggctaggccactccaggaccttgaaatgcttcttacgaagccactcctttgttgcccgggcggtgtgtttgggatcattgtcatgctgaaagacccagccacgtttcatcttaaatgcccttgctgatggaaggaggttttcacccaaaatctcacgatacatggccccattcattctttcctttacacggatcagtcgtcctggtccctatgcagaaaaacagccccaaagcatgatgtttccacccccatgcttcacagtatgtatggtgttctttggatgcaactcagcattctttgtcctccaaacacgacgagttgagtttttaccaaaaagttatattttggtttcatctgaccatatgacattctcccaattctcttctggatcatccaaatgcactcttacaaacttcagacgggcctggacatgtactggcttaagcagggggacacgtctggcactgcaggatttgagtccctggtggcgtggtgtgttactgatggtaggctttgttactttggtcccagctctctgcaggtcattcactaggtccccccgtgtggttctgggatttttgctcaccgctcttgtgatcattttgaccccacggggtgagatcttgcgtggagccccagatcgagggagattatcagtggtcttgtatgtcttccatttcctaataattgctcccacagttgatttcttcaaaccaagctgcttacctattgcagattcagtcttcccagcctggtgcaggtctacaattttgtttctggtgtcctttgacagctctttggtcttggccatagtggagtttggagtgtgactgtttgaggttgtggacaggtgtcttttatactgataacaagttcaaacaggtgccattaatacaggtaatgagtggaggacagaggagcctcttaaagaagaagttacaggtctgtgagagccagaaatcttgcttgtttgtaggtgaccaaatacgtatttgcaaataaattcattataaatcctacaatgtgatttcctggattttcttttctcaatttgtctgtcatagttgacgtgtacctatgatgaaaatgacaggcctctctcatctttttaagtgggagaacttgcataattggtggctgactaaatacttttttcccccactgtatatgtaggatcttcatttgagccagtttgctacagcaggaaaataattaattgatgtgaattattatgtggattaaaaTTAATGGACAttattgtaggggttgatacacttttcgtaagggaaaatcaagtctgaaatttcaaagtggaaattacaaacttcagaagcctttttaaccctcaaatatactacaagtttaatatttcctgcattgcaggaaagttctcctgctgcagggtgatcaaattaagatcttacatctgtaggAGTCGGTTACAGTGCACCAACAGATCGGGACCAGGCTAGACCAGTAGAGGACATAAATACGAATATGTGATGTTTTATATAATGAGGCATGATAGTGATCAACATTGTCCCAACTTTGAGACACCCTCTGTGGTAGGGCGGTAGGGTTAGCGTATCGTAGTCAAGCTAACTGAACAGTGATGATCGTGATTGAGGACAAGCCTAGTGTACCTTGACTTGTATTTATTATGTTTCCAGGGCGAGATGTTTCTGCCAACTTCTGCACAAGCAACTGTGCTAGCCATCTGCCTGAAAATAAaccagagagagaatgagagtgggagatagagagagggggtacaTTTATAAATGCTGATCTCTCCATCTCCATTCACACATTCCAAACGTGCTCTTGAAAATAATAGCAGCATTTTCTGTAGACATCTGGCACTTCACTCAATTGAGAACCATTGTGTTGGCAGAACCTCCTGCTTTGTAACaagtgtaaaaatataaataaaaaaacactttTATATAATAATCTCTGACTGTAAAATCGAATCACCCAGGTGGGTGATACACATTGGGAGTGGAAGATTGGCTACCTATGGAGTCATTATATGTTTTTCTTCTTGCTTGTTCACTTctctataaaaaaaaaagtgtgattTGTATGTATACTGCAATTCAGCTTCTAGCTGCATATGTAAACATGAACTAAAGTAAACAAAATCTTTACCTCATAGGTACGGGAACCATGGCGCCTTCTACCGCTTCAGGTCGACCAAGGGGCGGATCCTTCCTCTGTTCTACGTCTACGACTCCTACCTGACCCCACCTGAGGCCTGGGCCGAACTGCTCCACCCCACCGGCGCCCACACCCTCCGTGGCACGCCCTACGACGGCGTCTTCCTTGCCCTGGTCGTAGAAGAACGCCACAAACACGAGATCCTGGCCGGTGGCTTCGACGGCATGTATACATACTTCGCCTCCAACGGCTTCTCCTTCGGCTCTTCTCACCAGAACTGGAAGGCGGTCAAGGACTTCTGTGACGGGAACAACCTGCTCTTTGTGCCCAGCGCTGGGCCGGGATACGTCGACACAGCAGTGAGGCCGTGGAACAACCACAACACGAGGAACAGGGTCAACGGACGCTATTACGAGACCAGCCTGCAGGCTGCGCTATCGGTGCGGCCGGAGATCGTGACCATCACGTCGTTCAATGAGTGGCATGAGGGGACACAGATTGAGAAGGCGGTGCCCAGGAAGACGGTGACGCGACTGTATCTGGACTACCAGCCCCACCGGTCAGATCTATACCTGGAACTCACCAGGAAGTGGGCCGAACACTTCAACAAGGAGAAAGACAAGTGGCTCATGTAGAGGACAGGACTCCTGATTGGACTGAGTCTATGGGAATAATACCTTTTGGGTGTGACTAGAGCAAGTAAAACTGAGGAGCTTTTCCCACTACTGAGCTGAGCCGAACCGAgccaaacatttacattacattttagtcatttagcagacgctcttatccagagcgacttacagttagtgagtgcatacattattatttttcatacccccgtgggaatcgaacccgcaaccctggcgttgcaaacgccatgctctaccaactgagctacatccatgccggccattccctcccctaccctagacgacgctgggccaattgtgcgccgccccatgggtctcccggtcacggccggctacgacagagcctggattcgaaccaggatctctagtggcacagccttagaccactgcgccactcgggaggttaaccaagctgtactgagctggcctggttagtggttacacatccaccatagttgctggaacctgCTGAAAATAACAATTTGGAAAGAAAATAGCACAGCCAGCACAGTTTGGTTCAGCATGGTAGTGTGAAAAGTGGCCTCACTACTGAGTATTCCGGGTCGTTGTGAATATAAACCGTATTTATTTTGAGAGTGAAGCAAAAATGTGTACATTTGGCCccatactccagcattttggatttgagatcaaatgtttaatatgaggcgacagtacagcatgtcaccttttattttagggtattttcatacatatcttgttctattctattcatacatagaatgccgcagcccgtctggtgttcaaccttcccaagttctctcacgtcaccccgctcctccgcacactccactggcttccagttgaagctcgcatctgctacaagaccatggtgcttgcctacggagctgtgaggggaacggcacctccgtaccttcaggctctgatcagtccctacacccaaacgagggcattgcgttcatccacctctggcctgctggcccccctacctctgcggaagcacagttcccgctcagcccagtcaaaactgttcgctgctctggcaccccgatggtggaacaagctccctcacgacgccaggacagcggagtcactcaccaccttccggagacacttgaaaccccacctctttaaggaatacctgggataggataaagtaatccttctacccccccttaccccacccccaaaaaatatattgtaaagtggttatcccactggctataagatgaatgcaccaatttgtaagtcgctctggataagagcgtctgctaaatgacgtaaatgtaaatgtaatatctgtTTAACCGTTCAGAAATGAAAAACTTAATGGATCTAGCCCCCCCATTCGAATACGTTTTTTTTATtctcataagtatttggacaaattaacaTATAGCGTATTAAAGTattcaaaagtttagtatttggtcctatattcatagcacgcaatgactacatcaagcttgtgactctacaaacttgttggatgttttggttgtgttacagattatgttttgcccaattggaactgaatggtgaataatgtactggagtcacttttattgtaaataagaatagaagacatttctgaacacttctacattcatgtggatgctgtcatgattatggataataaTGAATGTATCcagaataatgatgagtgagaaagttagaggaaAAAAGATCATACCcaccccaaaaatgctaacctcccctgttatttgtaatggtgagagtgtagcaaaaaaatttttttttggggggggggtataaacctttgactactttaatacactataagtgaatttgtccaaatacttataaGAATATTCTTTTTCAAACGGGGGGACTACATACACAAATGTGCTTTCCTttcgggggcggcaggtagcggcaggtagcttagtggttaagagcgctgtgccagtaaccgaaaggtcactggttctaatccccgagcagactaggtgaaaaaatctgtctgtgcccttgagcaaggcacttaaccctaattgctcctgtaaatcgctctggataagagcgtctgctaaatgatgtaatttAGTAAACTGTCAAACAGACATGTATGAAAAtgccctcaaataaaaggtgacgtTCTGTagtcgcctcatataaaacatttgatctcaaatccaaaatgctggagtatagagccaaatgtcCACATTTTATCTTCACTATCCAAATAAATTCGAGGAGTGTATGCTTTTGACTGGAGCAAATGGGACTGATGGCTCACACCATTGATTTAGCAACAATTCCACCtggcctatcagagggcaagatgaaggttccactatattgcttacacctatccaatcctctcagatctgcAAAAGCATCTAGGGGGAGGGGGCTAGGGCTTGATTTGGGATTCAGGGCTACACTCATGAttgaacctgtctctgtgttcaTCAACTCTTCTGTTCTTCTCTGAAATGAACATTCTCAAATGAACTTTTCCATTGATgtgaatttcattttttttttttttacatctgaaTACACAACACAAATACTTTTGTACAAAGTTTCATTGGTTGGTTTACATCGACTTATGTTAGTGCAGAGAAATAGCCTGTTTTGAGTGACTTAAGTCTATTCCTTTCAGATTAGTTATGTTGTGATAATAGCCACAGTAATGATATAGCCACTGGGGTTGTGTAGTGTGGGTGACCTTTGAGACTTTCTGACATTGAGGACTTATTCTTTCCTGTATTACTTTTAAATGGtgaaaaataaacatattgtctGTTTACTATGTGAGAATCTTTGGTGCGTTTGAAATAGGGTGGTTTCGACAAAACCGAATCAGCAAGGTTCAGACCCACCATTTGGGAAGGAGCCTGTTCTGTAGTACACTGTTCTATCATTATCAAGCCATACCAGGCTGCCTGGTCCCTGCCCAACACACTGCACTAGCTACTTCATCACTCAACTCAAGTCAAATAAAAACCATGGGGTCAGTGCTGAGTCTCTGTCCTAttccacacccacccacacagtgCCCAAGCACATCAGCCGGTAACACCAACTAACCAACCAGGCGTTGTGCGGTTATAAATGTCAGGCTTCACAGCACCGTGCAACGGCCGGCCACGACACTCCTCATCATCACTGATGTTTCTAGTTCCAGGTGACAGATCAGATTATTCCAGGTGACAGCTCTATGGTTTGGTAACTCAGAATGTCAACAGTCGAAAGGGCAGTgaactgggagagaggagagaaagagagcaagcatgaagaggagagaaagggacagagaaTCAAAGAAAGAGAGAAGTATGAAAATAGAATTTGACTGACAAGACATTGGGAGGGTGTAAATAAAGAAGTAGTTGACTTTTAGAAAGCCAGTTGTTCCTTGACTTTAGCATCATCTtagcctggaatccaaactgCTGTTCTACAATGGtaaaacatttaagtcatttaacatttaagtcatttagcagacgctcttatccagagcgacttacaaattggtgcattcaacttaggatagccagtgggacaaccacccttttcccccttttttttaatgggggggtgggaggaagaaggattactgttatactattccaggtattccttaaagaggtagggtttcaagtgtctccggaaggtggtcagtgactccgctgtcctggcgtcgtgggggagcttgttccaccaaaACTGAGCATATCAGTTCAGATTCTAAATTAGCATCATCCATACAGAGCTTGTTCATCCTTGAATCCAGCGCCATCTGATCATACTGCATGGGTCCATCAGGCCAGCTAAGTAGAAGCAGGCTAGGAAAAACCTCCAACCGAAAGATAATGTTTCCTTCTGTTAACTTAGTAACACGTTTAGAATGTTGAGGTCATTTGAAAACATTGTCCAATCTAATGGCCAGTGACAGAAAGTCACAACAGaaaaaagaaagggagagagagcgagagagagagagagagcgagagaggaaatgCATCTAAAGGCAGCAGGGTTGGCCGGGGTGACGTCGTCGAGGGAATTCTGCCACTCAGAGAGTTCCAAACCAGGAAGCCCATTAAGCTAGTTCAATAATGCAGAACAACATTCAAAGAGGCACAATCAAGTGGATTTGTGTACATTAAAAAACTGTTACTTTTCAGAGCTCCAAAAGGAGCCTGATGCAGTCACCTCAGCTAACCTGTCCCTCTGATCAAAATGGCAGTAAGCAGAACAGTTCCAGATTAAAAACGGTTATATTATGAACATTGAagaaaaaacaaatatttttgcTTTGCCAGATTAGTTTGCTAGTGTCTAAATACGCTGCACTGTATTGTTATAGCAGCATTTGCTACTTACATCATCTCCCATTATTTGAGACCCTTGAATACACAGAGATCATTTGCAGGTTCAGAATGAAATGGTACGGATACATGACGCACATTATGCAAATAACAATTTGCATTCCACACACATTTGACAAAAACTGCAATGCTAAGTACTGCATGGGGAGTGATAGTCTGTTTTGACAACAGTGCTTTTTCTGTCTGCGCCATCAAAATAAATGTCACCTTTAATGTTTCCAGTGGGACTGGATGTAAAGAGGAATGTTGCTGCAGAGGATTTGTATTTGAGTCAACCATTTTCCACACTACGTTCAGCGGCCAGCCACTGTTCAAGCCCAATTCATAATAGACCGCTACCAGACATGTCATAAATCTAAATaaaacactgtagttaaactgaATTGATCTGATCCACACTGAAATGCAGCATATGATTGCTTTCTACCCTTAGCAACCAGTCTGGGGTTGGATTGGATTACTGTTGGTTAAGGTTATGGGGACAGGGTATGGAGACCTGATCTTGAACTAGGTATTAACAACAGAAAGAGTTAAGTACACAGTACAGTGCATAGAGACGCCTCAGTTGTATAAGGAACAGGAACAGTTTCTCCAGTAACAAAAAGGTTGACTTGAATTTTCATCggacaggtggaggtggaggctGCTATGGTGGAGGGGGCTGGAGTGGTGGGTCCTGGGGCTGAGGGGGCTGGGGTGGTGGGTCCTGGGTTGATAGGTCCTGGGGCTGCTTGACCTGGGTGCCAGAGGGTTCACCAGTAGTTTGACAACTagtctgtttctctgtgtctgctGCTGTGCTGCCGTCTCTGCAGGGGCACCGACACTGGCATGACTCTCCCTGTCTAATGACGACGACAGGGAGACACAGGCCTATCTGCTGCAGAGCTATCCCTAGCAGACAAGACAGAGAGCATGTCAAATAATGTTTTAAAAAGTCAATACATCCATAAAAATTGTACAGTACAACAACCTCACAGATACGGTCTTGTAGCTAGCTTTACAATATCTACAGCTCTGCAACTGTAATGTTTAGCGATCAAATACATTGAAATGATCAAAATGTAGAATACTAGTGTAAAAAGCACACCTAAATTCATCAGAGGTGGCATATACCGGTAAATATCACAAAGCAAAAGATGAATCTCTGTAAATTACCTGTGTTCCCTCCCATAGGTATTTCTGTGGTAAAATAGAGCTTCTCTACTGTTGAGCCACCGTGTTGTTGCTGAAATACAACAGAAGAAGAGAAGAGCGCATGTTCAGCATATAATTAACAGAATGTCAATGCCTCGTGGCTAAACAGAGGAATAGTTTCATTAAAACAACTGAAGGTCAATTAACAGTTGTACTGGATGAGATTCAGCAGGCCAATGATTGGACAGTCCCTCTCCACATCTGTCacagattctgccgaggctgcccctcctccttgctcgggcaggtttcggcgttcgtcgtcaccggagtactagctgctgccgatctatgttctatgtctacctgttgttgtcagattgtttcacacctgttgcccattttggaattactccgcccctatttaaccctgtggctcccattgtgttctgtgtgtgtttgttgtttgttttcagatgtcgttggtgagcgggtttattcCTCCCTACGTGTAGGTTTATTGTTTCTTTACGTGTTTTAGTAAAGATACGTTTtctttgagttctgtgtcctgcgccttaCTTcgtctaccgcattacactgacaccgtgacagaaacacgcaccaatatggagtcagcaggaacaacTGGATCTACCGAGACGATGGAGGAACGAGTCCAACGTCAAGAGACGGTACTTCAGAATCTCGGTGCCACAATGGAACGAGTGTTCCAGATGATGGAACGATTTGAGAGAGGTGATATCCCTTCACCATTTCCAACCACACAACCACCTACAACACTGGCTACCACTtcgccacctgggtccagtggaattcggctctcgctcccgagggcatatgacggtacacctgccgggtgccagggattt from Coregonus clupeaformis isolate EN_2021a chromosome 17, ASM2061545v1, whole genome shotgun sequence includes these protein-coding regions:
- the LOC121585614 gene encoding glycoprotein endo-alpha-1,2-mannosidase-like protein codes for the protein MTRLRKKAFIALFLFTLFIFGTMMGLRTLKPSDGFSDLAPGMGEFVGERGGDRRRPVSNDMVVSPGQSHLASDTKVVFTKSDRDYSIFYDVQIFYYLWYGTPQMDGKYIHWDHVLVPHWDPKIAASHAKGRHTPPEDIASSFYPELGPYSSRDPTVLESHMSQIEAAAAGVLVLSWYPPGIADNHGEPCEDLVPAVMDAAYRHSIKVAFHIQPYKGRTDLSMHDNIKYIIDKYGNHGAFYRFRSTKGRILPLFYVYDSYLTPPEAWAELLHPTGAHTLRGTPYDGVFLALVVEERHKHEILAGGFDGMYTYFASNGFSFGSSHQNWKAVKDFCDGNNLLFVPSAGPGYVDTAVRPWNNHNTRNRVNGRYYETSLQAALSVRPEIVTITSFNEWHEGTQIEKAVPRKTVTRLYLDYQPHRSDLYLELTRKWAEHFNKEKDKWLM